The following proteins come from a genomic window of Methanobacterium sp. Maddingley MBC34:
- a CDS encoding nucleoside-diphosphate-sugar epimerase (PFAM: NAD dependent epimerase/dehydratase family): MMPNYNRKILLTGANGFIGYHLTRRLLNEGYQIGIIKRENSDMWRIEDVIHKLTVFSADLADTKSVFKVFVDFSPDIVIHLAAHHTVEHQPSEIPLMVNTNLTGTLNLLEASKSTSVYLFVNTSSCFVYKEDNNKLTEQSPLKPLNLYALTKLQAEQACNFYNEKYGLKTVTLRLFPPYGPADNERKLIPFVINSFNLGNPPEMTSGLQKWDFIYVEDVVEAYIKLINCSDSVQCEIFNIGTGTPVSVREVVKKIEKSLKTTSKPIWGVIPHRKNESWFNSADINKAKKILNWEPRTTLEEGLKLTVDWYKTFGWLRKND, translated from the coding sequence ATGATGCCTAATTACAATAGAAAAATTTTATTAACCGGGGCAAATGGGTTCATTGGTTACCATTTAACTCGAAGATTATTAAATGAAGGTTATCAAATAGGGATAATTAAAAGAGAAAATTCAGATATGTGGAGAATAGAAGATGTTATTCACAAGTTAACAGTTTTTAGTGCTGATCTAGCAGACACTAAATCTGTTTTCAAAGTTTTTGTTGATTTTTCGCCAGATATTGTTATTCATCTGGCTGCCCATCACACTGTTGAACACCAACCCTCAGAAATTCCATTAATGGTCAATACTAATCTTACTGGAACATTAAATTTGCTGGAAGCATCAAAAAGTACCTCTGTTTATCTTTTTGTAAACACTAGCTCTTGTTTTGTCTATAAAGAAGATAATAATAAGTTAACAGAACAAAGCCCATTAAAACCACTTAACCTCTACGCGTTAACTAAATTACAGGCAGAACAGGCTTGCAATTTTTATAATGAAAAGTATGGTCTTAAAACTGTTACTTTAAGGCTTTTCCCACCATATGGTCCTGCAGATAATGAAAGAAAGCTAATACCTTTTGTTATAAATAGTTTTAATCTGGGAAATCCTCCAGAAATGACCAGTGGACTACAAAAATGGGATTTTATCTATGTTGAGGACGTAGTTGAAGCTTATATCAAACTAATTAATTGTTCTGACTCGGTTCAATGTGAAATTTTCAATATTGGAACTGGGACCCCAGTAAGTGTCAGGGAAGTAGTAAAAAAAATAGAAAAATCACTTAAAACTACATCTAAACCGATTTGGGGTGTAATTCCACACAGAAAAAATGAATCCTGGTTCAACAGTGCCGACATAAACAAAGCAAAAAAAATTTTAAATTGGGAGCCGAGAACTACATTGGAAGAAGGTCTTAAGTTAACAGTAGATTGGTATAAAACATTTGGATGGCTAAGAAAGAATGATTAG
- a CDS encoding dTDP-4-dehydrorhamnose 3,5-epimerase-like enzyme (PFAM: WxcM-like, C-terminal), whose product MKKRGIDGVYIKPLDKIPDERGCILHMLRRDDPLYEEFGEIYFSVVYPQVVKGWHLHKKMTLNYAVISGMIKLVLFDNRNESPTKGNLMELFIGEDHYCLVKIPPLIWNGFKGIGEKKSIVANLGSIPHDPEEILRKDPFNKDIPYDWKIKYE is encoded by the coding sequence ATGAAAAAAAGGGGAATCGATGGTGTTTACATAAAGCCTTTGGACAAAATTCCTGATGAGAGAGGTTGCATTTTGCATATGCTCCGCAGGGATGACCCATTATATGAAGAATTCGGTGAGATCTACTTCTCAGTGGTTTATCCCCAGGTTGTTAAAGGATGGCACCTCCATAAAAAGATGACTTTAAATTATGCGGTTATTAGTGGAATGATCAAGCTGGTGCTCTTTGATAACAGAAATGAGTCCCCTACTAAGGGCAATCTTATGGAGCTATTTATTGGTGAAGATCATTATTGCCTAGTGAAAATCCCTCCCCTAATATGGAACGGGTTTAAAGGGATCGGAGAGAAAAAATCTATTGTGGCTAATTTAGGATCCATACCCCACGATCCTGAGGAAATATTAAGGAAAGACCCTTTTAATAAGGATATTCCCTATGACTGGAAGATTAAATATGAATAA
- a CDS encoding CDP-glucose 4,6-dehydratase (PFAM: NAD dependent epimerase/dehydratase family~TIGRFAM: CDP-glucose 4,6-dehydratase) — translation MTGRLNMNNQFNNVYKNRKIFITGNTGFKGSWLTAWLLELGADIVGYSLKPPTKPNMFEILSLPERINYIKGDICDREKLENELKNHDPEIVFHLAAQPLVRKSYHHPVLTYETNVMGTVNLFEAVRKCENVKVLVNVTSDKCYENREENRGYRETDALGGHDPYSSSKACSEIITATYRKSYFEKNNVDNYNVSLTSVRAGNVIGGGDWAQDRLVPDCIRALTTNNIISIRNPRAIRPWQHVLEPLSGYLWLASLMWRDSVSYNHAWNFGPKEPVNQDVEKVVKEIIRIWGSGQYHTHQDTQISETKILQLNINQAMVKLRWKPIYELREALEKTIHWYWQYYNNERDMYQFTSEQIKNYTRNAMNQNLEWTL, via the coding sequence ATGACTGGAAGATTAAATATGAATAATCAATTTAATAATGTTTATAAAAACCGGAAAATATTCATCACAGGTAATACCGGTTTTAAGGGGTCTTGGTTAACTGCATGGCTACTTGAGTTGGGTGCGGATATTGTGGGTTATTCACTAAAACCCCCTACAAAACCCAACATGTTTGAAATATTATCTCTCCCTGAAAGAATTAATTACATAAAAGGTGACATATGTGACCGTGAAAAACTGGAGAATGAACTCAAGAATCATGACCCTGAAATTGTTTTTCACCTGGCAGCACAGCCTTTAGTCAGGAAATCTTATCACCACCCAGTGTTGACCTATGAAACAAATGTTATGGGGACTGTGAACCTTTTTGAAGCAGTCCGAAAGTGTGAAAATGTTAAAGTGTTGGTAAACGTTACCAGTGATAAGTGTTATGAAAATAGGGAGGAAAATAGGGGTTACAGGGAGACTGACGCCTTAGGGGGGCATGATCCTTATAGTTCCAGTAAAGCGTGTTCAGAAATCATAACCGCCACCTACAGAAAATCATATTTTGAAAAAAATAATGTTGACAATTACAATGTATCTCTAACTTCGGTAAGGGCAGGTAATGTTATTGGTGGTGGGGACTGGGCTCAAGACAGGCTTGTACCAGATTGTATAAGGGCTTTAACTACTAATAATATAATTTCTATTAGAAATCCTCGTGCAATTAGACCATGGCAACATGTTTTAGAACCATTATCTGGATATTTATGGTTGGCATCGTTAATGTGGCGAGATTCAGTGAGTTATAATCATGCATGGAATTTCGGACCAAAAGAACCTGTAAATCAAGATGTGGAAAAAGTTGTAAAGGAAATAATAAGAATATGGGGCTCTGGTCAATACCATACACATCAGGATACACAAATATCCGAAACAAAGATTCTTCAATTAAACATAAATCAGGCCATGGTTAAACTGCGATGGAAACCCATCTATGAATTAAGGGAAGCCCTAGAAAAAACAATCCACTGGTACTGGCAGTATTATAATAATGAAAGGGATATGTATCAATTCACTTCAGAACAGATTAAAAATTACACCAGAAATGCGATGAACCAAAATTTAGAATGGACTCTATGA
- a CDS encoding putative PLP-dependent enzyme possibly involved in cell wall biogenesis (PFAM: DegT/DnrJ/EryC1/StrS aminotransferase family): MIHAGDIVAFNVKNLNNSSKTLGVILEGPNSAKQLLISFLDKTRSDSSNLFTVIINNFDLEDGSLEDLNGKKFVLLNKLINLDTSKCQKIGRVKKNKFNEILRTFNHYAGHIYYSSFIESNTRDYIPASGKMMDFNDLFNMIDATLDFWLTADRFDQKFCQKFKEFLGRNYVLTTNSGSSANLLAISSLTSHKLKEKSLNIGDEVITVSACFPTTVAPIVQNGLVPVFVDLDLETYNIDTKQIEESISSKTKAIFVAHTLGNPFDISRILKIAEKHGLWVVEDNCDALGSKYNGQYTGTFGHISTFSFYPAHHITMGEGGAITTNQEDLYKIILSYRDWGRDCYCPPGSDNTCGMRFNRQLGDLPFGYDHKYIYSHLGYNLKITDLQAAVGLSQLNKLPSFIKKRKNNFKKLYLELKNLEDYFYLPKASENSDPSWFGFPLTLKDGVEFKKTDLVNFLENNKIGTRQLFAGNILRQPAFVDVDVELRIRNSGLLKSRALSSKHYQMLPVSDIIMNSTFWLGTWPGIGVVEIEHISRKIKEFLDDLP; the protein is encoded by the coding sequence ATGATTCATGCAGGGGATATAGTTGCTTTTAATGTTAAAAACTTAAATAATTCATCAAAAACTCTGGGAGTGATTTTAGAAGGGCCAAATTCGGCTAAACAACTTTTAATCTCCTTTTTAGATAAAACTAGGTCAGATTCATCAAATCTATTCACAGTAATCATTAACAATTTTGATCTGGAAGATGGCAGTTTAGAGGACTTAAATGGAAAAAAATTTGTTTTATTGAATAAACTTATTAATTTAGACACAAGTAAATGTCAGAAGATTGGTAGAGTTAAAAAAAATAAATTCAATGAAATTTTAAGAACTTTCAACCACTATGCAGGACACATCTACTATAGTAGTTTTATTGAAAGTAATACCCGAGATTATATTCCAGCATCAGGTAAAATGATGGATTTTAATGATTTGTTTAATATGATAGATGCCACTTTGGATTTTTGGCTCACCGCTGACAGGTTTGATCAAAAATTTTGCCAGAAATTCAAGGAATTTTTAGGAAGGAACTATGTTTTAACCACAAACTCCGGATCATCAGCAAATCTACTTGCAATTTCTAGTTTAACATCACATAAACTTAAAGAAAAATCTTTGAATATTGGAGATGAAGTAATAACGGTTTCTGCATGTTTTCCAACCACAGTTGCACCTATTGTTCAAAATGGGCTAGTGCCAGTTTTCGTGGATTTGGATCTGGAAACCTATAATATAGACACAAAACAGATAGAAGAATCAATATCGAGTAAAACCAAGGCAATATTTGTTGCACACACCCTGGGAAACCCATTTGACATTAGCAGAATCTTAAAAATTGCAGAAAAACACGGTTTATGGGTAGTAGAAGATAATTGTGATGCGTTGGGCTCAAAATATAATGGCCAGTACACTGGAACATTTGGACACATCTCAACTTTTAGTTTTTACCCCGCCCATCATATCACCATGGGGGAAGGCGGTGCCATCACCACTAACCAGGAAGATCTTTACAAAATCATTTTATCCTACCGAGATTGGGGAAGAGACTGTTATTGCCCACCAGGTAGTGATAACACCTGCGGAATGAGGTTTAATCGCCAGTTAGGTGACCTGCCCTTTGGATACGATCATAAATATATTTATTCCCATTTAGGCTATAATCTTAAAATAACAGATTTGCAAGCTGCTGTTGGTTTATCACAGTTGAATAAACTTCCATCATTTATAAAAAAAAGGAAAAATAATTTTAAAAAATTATATTTGGAGTTAAAAAATTTAGAAGATTATTTTTATCTGCCGAAGGCCAGTGAAAACAGTGACCCCTCATGGTTTGGGTTCCCATTAACACTTAAAGATGGAGTGGAGTTCAAGAAAACAGATCTGGTTAACTTTTTGGAGAATAATAAAATAGGCACCAGGCAATTATTTGCAGGTAATATCCTAAGACAACCTGCCTTTGTTGATGTTGATGTAGAGTTACGAATTAGGAACTCAGGGTTGCTTAAATCACGAGCATTATCTTCAAAACACTACCAGATGCTCCCAGTTTCAGACATAATAATGAACTCTACCTTTTGGTTAGGAACCTGGCCTGGAATTGGGGTTGTAGAAATAGAACATATTTCTAGAAAAATAAAAGAATTCTTGGATGATCTACCTTGA
- a CDS encoding putative membrane protein, putative virulence factor (PFAM: MviN-like protein): MFKIRYNFLAVIQVLLLSVNAVILIRVFGTSPQADSYLIANSIMDALTLVQLLLVEQFMYFYHEIKNENLKEAHSFYNATIFISISSGLAFFLILFIGLNFLVDLFAFNLDPQRSELLKSILTILIIGLIFNSANYVNQRLLNAEMKFSLPYILEILYPFIITVILLYILIFNQNNIELLAYARIFGIFMVFLSGILLIQRIGIPIQLRLWHPMSKKFIKNSFTMRLGHNIHNLLFNPITTNILSSFPIGYASCFYYAQMIILAINSIVLGPSNKVLLSKVSELWAEQKFEKILGIMKNYLKNTVPIFIVIIIIAYLLIPYVLNLINNGSLTLNNLDLIKWIFLGLSIWYLIILIESAFTPIGIVSKNSRVFIFTNTIFISLFFSISFLFKNQVGVLVIPLAAIIGQIVNFILYSNFALKKFGTSPIFIIKQKTRHFFNTGKKS, from the coding sequence ATGTTTAAAATCAGATACAATTTTTTGGCCGTGATTCAGGTTTTGTTACTTTCTGTGAACGCAGTTATTTTAATCAGGGTTTTTGGAACATCTCCTCAGGCAGACTCATATTTAATCGCAAACTCCATAATGGATGCTTTAACATTAGTCCAACTTTTATTAGTAGAACAGTTTATGTACTTCTACCATGAAATAAAGAATGAAAACCTAAAAGAAGCTCATTCATTTTATAATGCCACTATTTTCATATCTATTTCCAGTGGATTGGCGTTTTTTCTGATTTTATTTATTGGATTGAATTTTTTAGTAGATTTGTTTGCTTTTAATCTAGATCCACAGCGTTCAGAACTATTAAAAAGCATCCTTACTATACTAATTATTGGACTAATTTTTAACTCAGCAAACTATGTAAATCAGAGGTTGTTAAATGCTGAGATGAAATTTTCATTACCATATATTTTGGAGATACTGTATCCGTTCATTATAACAGTTATTCTATTATATATTTTGATCTTCAACCAAAACAACATTGAATTATTGGCCTATGCTAGGATTTTTGGCATTTTTATGGTTTTTTTGAGTGGTATCCTACTTATCCAAAGAATAGGAATCCCTATCCAATTAAGATTATGGCATCCAATGTCTAAAAAATTCATTAAAAATAGTTTTACTATGCGTTTAGGCCATAACATCCATAACCTTTTGTTTAATCCCATAACAACAAATATTCTATCTTCATTCCCTATTGGTTATGCTTCATGTTTCTATTATGCTCAAATGATAATATTAGCAATTAACTCAATAGTATTGGGACCTTCAAACAAGGTATTATTATCAAAGGTATCCGAGCTTTGGGCTGAACAAAAATTTGAGAAAATATTAGGCATTATGAAAAATTACTTAAAAAATACGGTCCCAATATTTATTGTAATAATAATTATAGCTTATTTATTGATACCTTATGTTTTAAATCTTATTAATAATGGAAGTTTAACTTTAAATAACCTTGATCTCATCAAATGGATATTCCTTGGTTTATCCATATGGTATTTGATTATTTTGATAGAATCAGCCTTTACTCCTATTGGTATTGTATCCAAAAATAGTAGAGTTTTTATATTTACCAATACAATTTTTATTTCATTGTTCTTTTCAATTTCATTCCTATTTAAAAATCAGGTTGGAGTACTGGTAATTCCCCTTGCTGCAATTATTGGACAGATTGTAAATTTCATTTTATACAGTAACTTCGCTCTGAAAAAATTTGGGACATCACCAATTTTTATAATTAAACAAAAAACACGGCACTTTTTTAATACTGGGAAAAAAAGTTAA
- a CDS encoding parallel beta-helix repeat (two copies) (TIGRFAM: parallel beta-helix repeat (two copies)_SP), whose amino-acid sequence DGSGVFLDNTTQNTVKGNSFINTEKLFTYGIYQTGGNINLLESNTAIRNHAGIELHDTTGNLILSNNLSYNTLGVFMWNSSQNNLTSNTISNNGAGIEIHQSTENNLTGNNLTSNVYGFYLDQLTSSNIKTNNFTSNTIGLYSDNANSNQIYTNNFSTNDTQAYDTGSNNWDNGVNTGNCWSDYSGSGVYEIMGGSNIDHYPTKTLF is encoded by the coding sequence TGGATGGTAGTGGTGTGTTCCTGGATAACACCACACAGAATACGGTCAAAGGAAACAGCTTCATTAACACCGAAAAACTTTTCACCTATGGTATTTACCAGACTGGAGGAAACATTAACCTCCTGGAATCCAACACAGCCATAAGGAACCATGCAGGTATTGAATTGCATGACACTACCGGTAATCTGATACTGTCTAACAATTTAAGTTACAACACTCTGGGCGTGTTTATGTGGAATAGTTCTCAGAATAACCTTACATCCAATACAATCAGTAATAATGGTGCGGGTATTGAGATTCATCAGTCCACAGAGAACAATTTAACTGGTAATAATCTCACCAGTAATGTTTATGGGTTTTATTTGGACCAGTTGACCAGTAGTAACATTAAAACCAATAATTTCACTTCGAATACCATTGGTCTTTACAGTGACAATGCAAACAGTAACCAGATTTATACCAATAACTTCAGTACTAATGACACGCAGGCTTATGATACCGGAAGCAATAACTGGGATAATGGAGTAAACACTGGTAATTGTTGGAGTGACTACTCTGGTAGTGGTGTTTATGAGATAATGGGCGGATCTAACATAGATCACTACCCCACAAAAACACTATTCTAA